The sequence CCGCCTCTCCCGGTCTCGAAACCCCTTCAAAACGTTGCTGCGCAACATCTCGGAAATATTCTGCACGGCGCTGTTCTCGTgtcgcacgcacacccgcaacacacgcgcacgtgcccCCGACCCCGACCCcgcccaccccaccccacccagTAACCACCACTCCCCAACCCCCAaccccctccaccacacatccccttttctttcgctcttcgCGGCTCTGTCAACATGCGTGAGATCGTTTCCTGCCAGGCCGGCCAGTGCGGCAACCAGATCGGCTCTAAGTTCTGGGAGGTGATCGCCGACGAACATGGCGTCGATCCGACTGGCTCTTACCAGGGCGATTCGGATTTGCAGCTGGAGCGCATGAACGTGTACTTCGATGAGTCGGCCGGAGGCCGCTACGTGCCGCGCGCCGTGCTGATGGACCTCGAGCCGGGCACTATGGACTCTGTCCGCGCCGGCCCGTACGGCCAGCTGTTCCGCCCGGACAACTTCGTTTTTGGCCAGTCCGGCGCTGGCAACAACTGGGCCAAGGGCCACTACACTGAGGGCGCCGAGCTGATCGACTCCGTGCTTGATGTGTGCCGCAAGGAGGCGGAAAGCTGCGACTGCCTGCAGGGCTTCCAGCTGTCTCACTCCCTCGGTGGCGGCACGGGCTCCGGCATGGGCGCGCTGCTCATTTCCAAACTGCGCGAGGAGTACCCGAACCGGATCATGATGACCTTCTCGgtcatcccctccccccgggGGTAGGATACGGTGGTCGAGCAGTCCAACAccactctctctgtgccccCTTCCTGCATCCcagctcctctcctcccATGCTGCACAACTATCTACCCACTGTGTGTGCTCTCATCTAACCGCGTCTCGTCTCCGCCCTTCAAAGTTTTCGCCTGCGGTTTGTACTACGTGCTGCTCCTCGGTGTATTTCNNNNNNNNNNNNNNNNNNNNNNNNNNNNNNNNNNNNNNNNNNNNNNNNNNNNNNNNNNNNNNNNNNNNNNNNNNNNNNNNNNNNNNNNNNNNNNNNNNNNTTACACGCGGGATCCTAAGAAGCCCTCAGGACACCTGGCGCTGACGGATGTCAAAGGCCGATCCCGGCCACCCCGCTCCATGGCCGGTGCTGCGAACGGTGCGCGTTCCAAAAACTTCCCCCCGTCCATCAGGCGCCTTCAACCGCTGATAGTCGCCCTGAATATACTATTGGTTGCAAGCACCGCCTGCTTGCGCAAACCCTATTCCACCACCCCGCCAATCCCCTGCCCCTGACATTTTCATCCCCACCACACACTATTTTTCCCTTTCCAAGCCATGATTTCCCTTGGACCAACGCCTTCCCTCATTCCAGAGGCGCCAACACCCCAGACCACCCATCATCCCCCTTTCCGCCCGGCCTGCCGACGCACAAGGGCCACCGACTTCACCACCCCCTTACCTTTTCCCCGCCGAAGATGCGCCAAGCACGCACGcttgctcttttctctccttcccgcCGGGGTGTGGCGTGACGGTGATTTGGATGAAGACAAACGGTCAAAAGGGAACAGACCGCCAACCCCCGGGTAAAGAGCTCTAGGCAGCCCCGGCTCGTCCCTAAGAAAGTCGGGATGGGTGGCATCCCAAAGGAGGCGCGGCACCACCTTCCCATAAGGCCAAAGCGCGCCTTTTAACTCCCATTAACTGGATGCGGATCGCCCACCTTTTTTCCCAACAGCGGAAGAACGCGCAGATTTCACTTCCATCAAAACCTTGCAAACCACCAAAGCAAACTTCGTCGTACCGGCCAATTAGTCCCACCTCTTTCGTCTCCAAACTTATGCGGCACATGGCGTTAGCGTGCATATTTCATGCGCGGCAGCCCAATCTATGCCAACATGTGCATGGGCGTGGCTGCGCCACGAAAATGGTGCTTTCCAGGATCACGGACACGGTCGAGATGCATAGAAATATCCATTGCCACGTGATGATCGGCAAGCGCCCGGgcagggagcagcaggcaacCCACCGAGCAATGCGGATGCTGATGATCCTGGTGGATTTTAGCGAAGCCTTCAACAGTGTGGTACCCCCGATCCCCGCGAAGAGACCACAGAGTTTCCCCGGCACCCGCTTTTGAAGCACTGGCTCCGAAACTTCCTTGCATACCGCTATGCGCAAGCAAAGCTTGGAAACCGATTAAGCAAACAGTGTGCCCTAATGTCTGGTGCTCTCCAATGCGCTGTTCTTGCACCATAACCGTTTTCCCTGCAAGCCACTCTTCTCCCAGAGTTGTTGGTAACTCGATTCCCTTACGCACAGTTCGGCATGTACGCCGAGGACCTGGCCATCACCATTCCATGTCGTGGGCGGAATTCTGACGTAAGGATCGGCAACGCGGTCCTTGGAAAAGTGGAAGCGCGATCGAAAGACAGCGGCATGTGGATAAATCCGCAAAAAGGCGAAGTCCTGTTTCGCAGACCCCAAGCCACACGGACGAAGAGAAAGTGTTCGACCCACTTCGCCTCGGGGGCACGGGGTCCCTGTTTCACTGTTCGGTGGCAACAAGAATCCCAAGCCTCTTGGTCTTCAACCGGGCACCCGAGCCAAACAAAACACCAATGCGACGCATGCGCAAAAGCAAGTGGGACCGCAGGGGGTGCAGTTGTGTCGTGTTGAAAACCGCCAGTTTTGACCCTCGCCACGCGCTATGAGGCAATTTATACCTGGCCATGGTTACCCCAAGCCGCCGGATTGGGGGAAATAAAGGACGCGGCAAAATCCAAGCTGATCGGCCGGCGCGTGCATTTTCGCCTGCCTGCCGCTggccccccctccgcccgTGATGAGGAACCGGTGCTGTTGGAACCCGGCCCCTTTCCCCTGCAAATCGAAGTGTATCGAAGACGGTCCATGCCTCGCAGGTTATCCAGGTTCGTCGAAACTGGGTTTTCCAATCGGCCACTCTTTTTCCCCTGCCGTCAACGCCCCGTTTCTCGCCGGCGGGGGGGGTAAGGGTGAGCGGCTTTGTTGCCGGGCCGCCTCTTGGGAATGGATCCTCGCAAACGCCTACGCCTTTCCCACTGCGCCCGTGTGCGCAGTGCGTTTACGCGTGGCGTGTCTATTGGAATCGGTTTGCCTTAAGACTATTTACCCTTTCTGACAGAGGGAAACCTTTTTATTACAAAGCATGTCGCATCCGTaggcgcccccctcccccccacagCGCCCTACGCCATACTTTCGGACTGCGGTGCTGGTATCAACGGGCTCTCTTCAGCCGCTGCCCCTATCCTGCCATGAAACCCTTTTAGCACGACTGCCAAACGAACTATTACTGAGGACTGTAACCCCCTAGCTAGCGGCCGCGGGGCGGAGGGCATTTCTATGCGTAGAGGTCTTCAGAagctttctccccccccatTGCAGAGATTCTGCCTGGAGAAGGGCGGTTGCTTCTTCATGTGGCTGATGGACgatctcttcttccttctctttgtGCAGGTCCTTTTGCACCGAACCTGTGATATTGAGGGAAATCTTCTCCTGCACACCATTCTTTGTGAACAACGGATGGGGGATTCACCCCTAGTTTGCGTATGCACACGTAGGGGTTCCTTTCGATGAAATGGCcgccgtggctgcagcggaaGAAGCCGCGGGGGGTTCTTATGCCCCACCCGTGGTCAATCCTGTCCAGATCATTTGCCTTTGCTCCCGCTTTGACGAGTGCTTGTTATCAAATGGGTGCGCGTCGCTTTCGCTTGCGCGGGCGTCGCCTTTCCGACTTTCCCCTGCGGGCATCTTTTTCGGGGAACCCCAGGCCGTTTTTGGGGAGACGGGGTTGCCGGGAATTCGCTGCGGCGGGCGCCTCCCCCTTCGGGTGTCTTTTCTGGGCTGCGGGAGGCTGCGCCAATCGTTTTCGTTGGCGTTTCCCACCGCGGGAACAGGCCGCGGCTTTGCGCGGCACGCCGTCGGTGGGGAATGGGTCGCCGCGAAACCCCCGCAGGGCCCGGGGGATTTCGGAAAGATCCCCGTGCCGCGGAGCCGCCGCAGGCAACCCGAAGGCCTTTCAAACCGCGCTGCGGCCGGCCGCCAAAAacgcgggggtggggaaaaAATGGTACCCTCCCCTCGCCGAAGTTGGTGGCGCCAGGCTTGTGTAACGCGAGCCGCCCCGACGCAGCCGCGATGTCTGGTGTAGCCCCCCGCCTGCGTTTAGTCGGTCATCTGAACTCTGGCCTGCGAAAGCTCTGCGTGAACCTCGTGCCGCCCACGCTTGATGGGCTTCTGCTCGCTGAAGGGGGGATGTTTGGCGCCAAGAGCATGACGCAGGCTTCCGACCCGCGCCACGGCCGCTACCCCACCGCATGCGCGCTGTTCCCCGGCCGCATGGCGACGAGGGGAGTCGACTAGCAGATGCTGAACGTGCAGAACAAGAACTCCAGCTACTTCATCGAGTGGATCCCGAACAACATCAAGTCCTCCATCCGCGATATCCCACCCAAGGGCCTCAAGATGTCCGTCACCTTCATCGGCCACAACACCTGCATCCAGGAGATGTTCCGCCGCGTTGGCGAGCAGTTCGTCGACATGTTCCGCCGCAAGTCTTTCCCCCACCGGAACGCCGGTTGGGGCATGGACGAGATGGGGTTTACCGAGGCCGAGTCCAACATGAACGACCTTTCCCCCGAGCACAAGCAGTACCAAGACGCCGCCTtagaggaagagggcgagtacaaagaggggaagggggcctTCTGGCTGTCTGTGTatgcgcgcgcgctggcgcacaccacgccccccgcccccccacCCGCATGTCATGATGatttttttctgcttctaTTTTGCGAGTGGGTGGGGGACTGGCCTGAGCGCctgggggggtgggtgggcaagGCGGGCCGCatgtgcgcgcacacgcctctgcgcatgtgcattggcaccccaccccctctccctcctttcatttcccctctctgtcaCGGCAAAAACGACGTCCACAGCGGATCTCTCGTCTTGTGCCTTTCTGCCTTTTTAGGTGTCGCCGCCCAAGCCccacacaccgccgccgcccccccccggcGAGGCGCGGCTTCCGGGCAGCGGCCGCGGTGGGACGCGCGCACTGCGGCACTTGGCGGGGGCCAAAGCGACGACGCGGGCGAACGAAGGAGGAAGGCTGCGCGCGCGACTGGGGGTGAGCGGGCGCGTGTGCTGGCGTGGCGTCCgccgtgtgcgcgcacgtTTCTCCGGAATGAAATCGAATCGTTCAAaacgcacgtgcgtgtgcggtggtggcggtggcgcggggTATGGGGATGAGCACGCGCGAGGGCCGCGGCACTGCacacctctctttccccaccgccgcctcgctcgTGGGCGGGGCTCCGCTAGCAACGGCGCCGTGTTGTTTTGCGATGGCGTGCGgccgcgtgtgcgtctgtccGTTTTTTCGggagtgtgtgcgcatgttgGCACAGCTGTCCTTCTGCCGTGTTGTCGTCCTCGGCGTTCGCCATCGCCGGGCGTCCCCCCCTCGTGCGCTCACAGGGCGGCATGGATAGTCATCGCTGACCCCGCGGCCCCAATGCCgttcgctcttttctctcctttgggGCCTACCCGTTTCCGTTCAACCCCTTCacgcaccgcccccccccccccccccttggCATGGACACttccaccgccacagcaccCGCCCTGTTAGGCGCACTCCGCATCCCAACGTGTCTTTCTCTATTTTGCACGCACCCATCCACACTTCATTAACGCCACTACCGCTTTCCTCAGTAGGCACCTCTCCCTCATCTCGTGCTCACCCCTGGCTCCGCAGCCAATCACCCCCTTAGATCACCATGAAACGCTCCGACATCAACTAGGCCATACGCGAGGTCGAGGCGTTCGACGCAGAGAACCACTTCAGTCCTCTGCCCTTCGCGAGGTTGGCACCAGAGGGCCGGGGGGCGAAGGGGCGCGATCGTGACGACGTCCGCGATGGTATACGGGGCTGGGGCATCACCGACATTGGCCGCGACCACCCCCGCGAGCGCGGCCCCCTCGTCGCCATTCGCAAGGGCCACCAGGCCAAAGGCTGCCAAGTATCCGACGCTGTCTGCGGAGTAGCTGCTCATTGTGGAGGGCGgggggcagcgctgccctcACCACTTTCACTGGAAGAAGGTGGGGGGCCTCAgcgaccgcggcggcggcgtgccggCCAAGAGGCTGATCAACAGTCTATCAGGGGAGTGAGGGGATCGACATCAAGGCCGAGCTGCCCGTTCACTTCGGCGGTGCCGAGAAGGTGTTTTCTGCCGGCCACCTGCACAAGCGGAGGCCTGGCGAAGAAATTACGATGGCGCAGTGTCTTTACCACAACCTGCGCGCCAAGAGGAGCATAGGCAAGCCGCTTGTTTTCGGGGTGGGCCGGCGCAATGCCGAAGGCACGAACGGCTGGTTTGCCGCAACGGCGGGCCGCCCGCTGGGGATTGTGAACGGCGAGGGCCCTAACACCTGCTGTGGAACGGGCGCCCGCCGGCAGCCCAGGGAGAAAAGCGCAATCCAAGGCGCACGTGCGTGGATTCACGCTTTCCAGTGGCAGGTTTGTTGGGAAAGCGGCGTGGCACAAgaggacggcagcagcgtttCCACGCCTCGGCTTCGCGCCGGCAGCATGCAAGCGAAGGCTGCAAGAACAGCCACAGGACGACTTCGACAAAGAACAAAAGCGACGACGAGGTATGCTGCGctttgctgctcctcccctctctcttctttcgcGCGC comes from Leishmania braziliensis MHOM/BR/75/M2904 complete genome, chromosome 33 and encodes:
- a CDS encoding beta-tubulin, which codes for MREIVSCQAGQCGNQIGSKFWEVIADEHGVDPTGSYQGDSDLQLERMNVYFDESAGGRYVPRAVLMDLEPGTMDSVRAGPYGQLFRPDNFVFGQSGAGNNWAKGHYTEGAELIDSVLDVCRKEAESCDCLQGFQLSHSLGGGTGSGMGALLISKLREEYPNRIMMTFSVIPSPRG